The Spirosoma radiotolerans genome has a window encoding:
- a CDS encoding oxidoreductase has translation MAKTVLVTGASAGIGKATAIFLAQNGYQVYGAARRTENMQDLKVYGIKPVALDLTKEETITACVDQILHQAGRIDILINNAGFGSEGAIEDLPIQDARYQMEVNVFGAMRLTQLVLPNMRQNRSGKIVNISSVGGKIALPLGGWYHASKFAMEALSDSMRMEVKPFGIDVIVIEPGGINSEWGEIAMESLVRVSGSSAYQDMVKGAQKSYQRTENNNSEPIVIAKLIKRAIEANQPKTRYAGGSMAKLLLFFRSTLPDRMMDRLILSQTK, from the coding sequence ATGGCAAAAACAGTGTTAGTTACCGGAGCTTCGGCGGGAATTGGAAAAGCAACCGCTATTTTTTTGGCCCAAAACGGTTACCAGGTCTATGGGGCTGCCCGCAGGACGGAAAACATGCAAGACCTTAAAGTGTACGGCATTAAACCGGTCGCATTGGACCTGACCAAAGAGGAAACCATTACGGCTTGTGTCGACCAGATTCTTCACCAAGCCGGACGTATTGACATCCTAATCAACAACGCCGGTTTTGGTTCAGAAGGGGCTATTGAGGACCTGCCTATACAAGACGCCCGTTATCAAATGGAGGTAAACGTGTTCGGGGCCATGCGTTTAACCCAATTGGTTTTACCGAACATGCGACAAAACAGATCGGGTAAAATTGTCAACATTTCTTCGGTGGGCGGCAAAATTGCGTTACCCCTTGGCGGCTGGTATCACGCCAGTAAGTTTGCCATGGAGGCCTTAAGTGATTCGATGCGGATGGAAGTCAAACCATTTGGTATCGATGTAATTGTCATTGAACCCGGTGGCATAAATTCAGAATGGGGTGAGATTGCTATGGAAAGTTTAGTTCGGGTATCGGGAAGCTCGGCCTACCAAGACATGGTTAAGGGAGCCCAAAAAAGTTATCAACGAACAGAAAACAATAACTCCGAACCGATTGTGATTGCCAAATTGATTAAGAGAGCTATTGAAGCCAATCAGCCAAAAACACGCTACGCAGGTGGTTCGATGGCAAAACTGTTGTTGTTTTTCCGAAGCACATTACCGGATAGAATGATGGATCGGTTAATACTGAGCCAAACAAAATGA
- a CDS encoding helix-turn-helix domain-containing protein, producing the protein MENTIRLQHNIMYSHSDQKIRSTEHYFPEHALGIMLSGESQYFTNEGTFVMNQGAICLMRRHQLFKKLKNLGPHGEPIALISLFLDQESLHEYATEHKIVKQSTYKGPPMVNLSENVFLKGFFDSLVPYINNPQKLTVNVATLKTKEAIELLLQAGDLFQGFLFDFQEPYKIDLEAYMNHNYQYNIPLMSFAKLTGRSLSTFKRDFTKLFETTPEKWLQQKRLEQAYYLISQKHLRPSEVYLEVGFENLSHFSASFNRKFGINASDLQTKSSLSI; encoded by the coding sequence ATGGAAAACACCATCCGCCTTCAACACAACATTATGTATTCCCACAGCGACCAAAAAATAAGGAGTACTGAACATTACTTTCCGGAGCACGCTTTAGGCATCATGCTATCAGGCGAATCGCAGTATTTCACCAACGAGGGAACATTTGTGATGAACCAAGGGGCCATTTGTTTGATGCGTAGACATCAGTTATTTAAAAAATTGAAGAATCTGGGTCCCCATGGGGAGCCCATTGCGTTAATCAGCCTGTTTCTCGACCAGGAATCGTTACACGAGTATGCCACCGAACATAAGATCGTCAAGCAAAGTACCTATAAAGGTCCACCCATGGTCAACTTAAGCGAAAATGTGTTTCTGAAAGGTTTTTTTGACTCCTTGGTGCCCTATATCAACAATCCCCAAAAACTTACCGTAAACGTAGCGACGCTTAAAACTAAGGAAGCCATTGAATTATTGCTCCAGGCAGGTGATCTGTTTCAGGGATTTTTGTTTGATTTCCAAGAACCTTACAAGATTGATTTGGAGGCCTATATGAACCATAATTATCAGTATAACATCCCGCTGATGTCCTTTGCCAAACTGACGGGACGTAGCCTGTCCACCTTTAAGCGCGATTTTACGAAACTATTTGAAACGACGCCGGAAAAATGGTTACAGCAGAAACGGTTGGAGCAAGCCTACTATTTGATTTCTCAGAAACACCTACGTCCCTCCGAGGTGTATCTGGAAGTTGGTTTTGAAAATCTATCGCATTTTTCGGCTTCTTTCAACAGGAAGTTTGGCATAAATGCTTCGGATTTACAAACGAAGTCAAGCCTATCGATCTAA
- a CDS encoding Cif family virulence factor has translation MNLPKVVADLVEAQNRFDSVAYANCFSETALVFDEGKTHHGRKEIEHWIADSNERYKATMKPVGFEEKETESLLKAETSGNFEGSPIVLTYHLEIVDELIQSLKITG, from the coding sequence ATGAACTTACCGAAAGTAGTAGCCGATTTAGTCGAAGCGCAAAACCGCTTTGATAGCGTTGCTTATGCCAATTGCTTCTCTGAAACAGCCCTAGTTTTTGATGAAGGAAAAACGCACCATGGAAGAAAAGAAATAGAACATTGGATCGCCGATTCGAACGAGCGATACAAGGCTACAATGAAGCCTGTTGGCTTTGAAGAAAAAGAAACGGAAAGCCTTTTGAAGGCAGAAACTTCAGGAAATTTTGAAGGCAGCCCTATTGTATTAACTTATCATTTAGAGATAGTTGATGAATTGATCCAGTCATTGAAAATTACGGGATAA